In Promicromonospora sp. Populi, one genomic interval encodes:
- a CDS encoding copper resistance protein CopC, with protein sequence MASTTPVTPTQVKRRGPGGRAASWLLLFAVVCALVLGPAGSAAAHATLVSTDPAEGAVLDVAPERVTFSFNESVIGVPAGIKVFDATGTEVASSASVRESQLLVDLDEEVADGTLVVLWRLVSEDGHPIGGSLSFAVGAPSDVVDVPTTSADSATDAPVLLGLVRGLGYVGLLLAAGVAAFAVLFLPRDRGADRSRARLRPVARAAAGVAALGWLAAVPLVALYQLGLPASAIFAGSTWSSLAPAEYAVPAVVVLGLALTAWSLPAAVAPNRTRVALVLTGCVLAVAAPAFTGHTRAATPEALVVGVDVLHLAAGALWLGGLVAIALVLRGLARGDVAGGDLVRGDAARGDSGAVVLGRFSTWAAGLLAVLVVAGTFLAWRIAGSWDALLDSGYGALLLVKILAVLVAIAIAAWNRFSLLPRLRDARPARDVSRRRGVSRLRDAPHTRDAPRLRGASRPRDRAVPTKLLVRTALAEAGVLVVVLFVTGFLVDRSPEPEAAVTSVDRAGESAQESVQLDDISAEVTLAPLRVGPATLTITMTDQAGEPAEGYEAPQLSLTTGDVDLGAVEVNSLGPGVYAGDVVLPTTGEWEVQVSLRTTEFDNPVATATFRVP encoded by the coding sequence GTGGCGTCAACGACGCCGGTGACGCCGACCCAGGTGAAGCGCCGGGGCCCGGGAGGGCGCGCCGCGAGCTGGTTGCTCCTGTTCGCCGTCGTCTGCGCGCTCGTCCTCGGCCCGGCAGGCAGCGCCGCGGCCCACGCGACCCTCGTCAGTACCGACCCGGCAGAGGGCGCGGTGCTCGACGTCGCGCCCGAGCGGGTCACGTTCAGTTTCAACGAGTCAGTGATCGGCGTCCCGGCGGGGATCAAGGTGTTCGATGCGACCGGGACCGAGGTGGCCTCCTCAGCCTCGGTCCGTGAGTCGCAGCTCCTCGTCGACCTTGACGAGGAGGTTGCCGACGGCACGCTGGTGGTCCTGTGGCGGCTCGTGTCCGAGGACGGGCACCCGATCGGCGGCTCGCTGAGCTTCGCCGTCGGCGCTCCCAGCGACGTCGTGGACGTGCCGACGACCAGTGCGGACTCCGCCACCGACGCGCCCGTCCTGCTCGGCCTGGTCCGCGGGCTGGGCTACGTGGGCCTCCTCCTGGCCGCCGGTGTTGCGGCCTTCGCGGTCCTGTTCCTTCCCCGGGATCGCGGCGCCGACCGCTCGCGTGCCCGGCTGCGTCCGGTCGCCCGCGCGGCGGCAGGCGTCGCGGCTCTCGGCTGGCTGGCCGCCGTGCCGCTGGTCGCGCTCTACCAGCTCGGCCTGCCGGCCTCGGCGATCTTCGCGGGCTCGACCTGGTCGTCGCTCGCGCCGGCCGAGTATGCGGTCCCCGCCGTCGTGGTCTTGGGGCTCGCCCTGACAGCGTGGTCACTCCCGGCGGCGGTAGCCCCCAACCGGACGAGGGTCGCCCTCGTGCTGACCGGCTGTGTGCTGGCGGTCGCCGCGCCGGCGTTCACCGGCCACACGCGGGCCGCCACGCCCGAGGCCCTGGTGGTCGGCGTCGACGTGCTGCACCTGGCCGCGGGAGCCTTGTGGCTGGGCGGCCTGGTGGCGATCGCCCTGGTCCTCAGAGGCCTCGCGCGCGGGGATGTTGCGGGCGGGGACCTCGTACGTGGGGATGCTGCGCGCGGCGACTCCGGCGCCGTCGTGCTCGGCCGGTTCTCGACCTGGGCCGCCGGCCTGCTCGCGGTGCTCGTGGTAGCCGGGACGTTCCTGGCCTGGCGGATCGCCGGATCCTGGGACGCGCTCCTCGACTCCGGCTACGGGGCCCTGCTCCTCGTCAAGATCCTCGCCGTACTGGTCGCGATAGCGATCGCCGCGTGGAACCGGTTCTCCCTGCTGCCGCGGCTCCGCGACGCGCGCCCTGCCCGCGACGTTTCTCGTCGCCGCGGCGTTTCCCGCCTCCGCGACGCGCCCCATACCCGTGACGCTCCTCGCCTCCGCGGCGCTTCCCGTCCCCGGGACCGCGCGGTCCCGACCAAGCTGCTGGTCCGCACGGCGCTCGCGGAGGCGGGCGTGCTGGTCGTCGTCCTCTTCGTCACCGGCTTCCTGGTGGACCGGAGCCCCGAGCCTGAAGCGGCCGTCACCTCGGTAGACAGAGCGGGGGAGAGCGCCCAGGAGTCGGTGCAGCTGGACGACATCTCGGCGGAGGTCACCCTGGCCCCGCTGAGAGTCGGCCCGGCCACCCTCACCATCACGATGACCGACCAGGCCGGGGAGCCCGCCGAGGGTTACGAGGCCCCGCAGCTCAGCCTGACGACGGGCGACGTGGACCTCGGAGCG
- a CDS encoding YcnI family protein: protein MNRRTVVRRVTLSGISAAGLVALGATSAMAHVTITPSTTAAGATAVLSVEIPHGCEESATTAISIRMPEEVVDATASGTDRWAVDQTADSLTWTTEEPLPDGEHAEVEFSVRLPDDVGATLVFPVVQQCVEGEAAWTEVAEHAEGHDALDRPAPVVVVTAGEPEATGEPEATGDPEETSATSGDPEARDPLVTYGAAGVLAAGVLAGGAALLWRQRRR from the coding sequence ATGAACCGCAGGACTGTCGTGCGCCGCGTGACCCTGTCCGGGATCTCCGCAGCCGGCCTCGTGGCTCTCGGGGCGACGTCGGCGATGGCCCACGTGACGATCACGCCGTCCACCACCGCGGCGGGCGCAACGGCCGTCCTGAGCGTCGAGATCCCGCACGGCTGCGAGGAGTCCGCCACGACCGCGATTTCCATCCGGATGCCCGAGGAGGTCGTGGACGCGACCGCCTCCGGCACGGACCGCTGGGCGGTCGACCAGACCGCGGACAGCCTGACCTGGACGACCGAAGAGCCACTCCCGGACGGGGAGCACGCCGAGGTCGAGTTCTCCGTACGCCTGCCCGACGACGTCGGCGCGACGCTCGTCTTCCCGGTTGTCCAGCAGTGCGTGGAGGGCGAGGCCGCCTGGACCGAGGTCGCCGAGCACGCGGAGGGCCACGACGCGCTCGACCGGCCGGCGCCGGTCGTGGTCGTGACTGCCGGGGAACCCGAGGCGACCGGCGAACCCGAGGCGACCGGCGACCCCGAGGAGACCAGCGCTACCTCCGGCGACCCCGAGGCGCGCGACCCCCTGGTCACGTACGGTGCGGCCGGCGTCCTGGCCGCTGGCGTCCTAGCGGGCGGAGCAGCGCTCCTGTGGCGTCAACGACGCCGGTGA
- a CDS encoding 4-oxalocrotonate tautomerase family protein, with protein MPNITVELLRGRTVEQRRDFAKAVADSAVEILGARRQDVRMVFQEITPDIVANGGVLASEDESRAGVVAALADD; from the coding sequence ATGCCCAACATCACCGTCGAGCTGCTTCGCGGCCGCACCGTCGAGCAGCGTCGCGACTTCGCCAAGGCCGTGGCGGACAGCGCCGTCGAGATCCTGGGCGCACGCCGCCAGGACGTCCGCATGGTCTTCCAAGAGATCACCCCCGACATCGTCGCCAACGGTGGCGTGCTCGCCAGCGAGGACGAGAGCCGCGCGGGCGTGGTCGCCGCGCTGGCCGACGACTGA
- a CDS encoding LamG-like jellyroll fold domain-containing protein → MQYQRHWATSTVLPDGDVIVTGGSRDNNGNGGYVTTAEIWDPDTGEWSTVDVPYEHARLYHSTALLLPDGRLMVGGGGTPGPRNYTDVEFYSPAYLFDGDEPAVRPEVTGVPKKVGYDGTFDVQTSSAVSRVTLVRNGSVTHGFNNDQNFQDLAFAQDGDALTIETPVDGTYAPPGAYMVFVFDEDGTPSVADIVQIDPTVEMDARAPHLVDQLEYPRIPAEWRSANPPAVVDVEPGNGRMSPWEVDSEVQLVRAAAPSQGGLGGTGYHLGVGSAGSLTRKVEGLDPGREYRLSLRYARDSRSAGAAPGTANLSVGDLSTTLTAATDLSSQSRFGKYVGTFVAGARSQDLTISAGDSGAGVMIDDLVITGSDPGASDVPVHYEFDDGDGARAANTGTDASVGAATLTGATGWSENGVHGGAVDLTGGTNANAVDLPDNLLQGEEDFTTSFWVRPDTKADWIGLFHIGDGLEGAGSFFQIQMQTNAAGATGLAATFKAKGAALQERVYATPTRDVVAGEWNHVAFTRQGATGTLYLNGEPIASRDDLTIDMTDVGPTANNWLGRNGYPDPAYDGLMDDVRVYSSTLGDADIAALYDDGSAVATTTTVTVEPGSPSPFAEPVTVSAAIAADSGGAPAGVAELWVDGSRFGGQVDVADGAVSFTDVALSPGEHDLEVRFLADDGWRDSAQTVQHTVERPPPGEGTPIHYAFDEGTGTTAANTGLDSSVGSATLTGSAGWSPGGQFGAAVNLPGGGSATGNQVELPDNIEAGMEEDFSVSIWARPDALPTWVPLLQIGSSTDTFFLLQSNTQTSGATGFAATFKAPGTPGSAQERLVLGQGNDLPLNEWTHVVFTQSGSVGKIYFDGELQATRDDFTISIGDVGVGGQTTTNLIGGTSWPDARWDGLVDDFRMFGYELTAEQVGDLHAGPAANTAPVGAADAYGTVEDEGLEIEAPGLLGNDTDVDGDDLTATGLTQPANGDVVMQADGSFTYTPDAGFFGTDTFTYRSSDGAATSAATTVTITVEEGEQPPVNTAPEAGNDAYAAVGGQPLTLPAPGVLANDTDADGNVLTATGVTQPANGTVTLAADGSFTYTSEDGFSGRDVFTYRADDGQDRSAPATVTITVKSPAVTAVAGVALPITYGTAGTVSVAVSPDTATGTVTLSDGGTALAEATIADGRGTLVLPATSLKPGVYDLNLRYGGDVDHRASSSKVRVVVEKVVPTMEITAKKGSGKKAIVDVSFSAPYEVPVTGEVRLAVKDGQTLRGTIENGRARFEVAQPKGKDLTLTVTYLGSELALAAETRVTLRPK, encoded by the coding sequence ATGCAGTACCAGCGGCACTGGGCCACCTCCACCGTGCTGCCCGACGGCGACGTGATCGTCACCGGCGGCTCCCGCGACAACAACGGCAACGGTGGCTACGTCACCACCGCCGAGATCTGGGACCCCGACACCGGCGAGTGGAGCACGGTAGACGTTCCCTACGAGCACGCCCGCCTCTACCACTCCACGGCGCTCCTCCTGCCCGACGGTCGCCTGATGGTGGGCGGCGGCGGTACGCCGGGCCCGCGCAACTACACGGACGTGGAGTTCTACTCCCCGGCGTACCTGTTCGACGGCGACGAGCCCGCGGTGCGCCCGGAGGTCACGGGCGTGCCGAAGAAGGTCGGCTACGACGGCACGTTCGACGTGCAGACCAGCAGCGCGGTCTCGCGCGTCACCCTGGTCCGCAACGGCTCGGTGACACACGGGTTCAACAACGACCAGAACTTCCAGGACCTGGCGTTCGCCCAGGACGGCGACGCCCTGACCATCGAGACCCCGGTCGACGGCACGTACGCCCCGCCCGGTGCGTACATGGTCTTCGTATTCGACGAGGACGGCACACCGTCGGTGGCCGACATAGTCCAGATCGACCCGACCGTCGAGATGGACGCCCGGGCCCCGCACCTGGTCGACCAGCTCGAGTACCCACGGATCCCCGCGGAGTGGCGCTCGGCCAACCCGCCTGCGGTCGTGGACGTCGAGCCCGGCAACGGCCGGATGTCCCCGTGGGAGGTCGACAGCGAGGTCCAGCTGGTCCGCGCCGCGGCGCCCAGCCAGGGCGGCCTCGGCGGCACCGGTTACCATCTCGGTGTGGGCAGCGCGGGCAGCCTGACCCGCAAGGTTGAGGGCCTCGACCCGGGCCGTGAGTACCGCCTCTCCCTGCGTTACGCCCGCGACAGCCGGTCCGCCGGCGCCGCACCAGGCACCGCCAACCTCTCGGTCGGTGACCTGTCGACGACCCTGACGGCGGCGACGGACCTCTCGTCGCAGAGCCGGTTCGGCAAGTACGTCGGCACCTTCGTCGCCGGCGCACGGTCGCAGGACCTGACCATCTCCGCCGGGGACTCCGGCGCGGGCGTCATGATCGACGACCTGGTGATCACCGGCTCCGACCCCGGCGCCTCCGACGTGCCGGTGCACTACGAGTTCGACGACGGCGACGGAGCCCGCGCCGCCAACACCGGCACCGACGCGTCGGTCGGCGCGGCCACCCTTACGGGCGCGACCGGGTGGAGCGAGAACGGCGTGCACGGCGGCGCCGTCGACCTCACCGGCGGAACCAACGCCAACGCGGTGGACCTGCCCGACAACCTGCTCCAGGGCGAGGAGGACTTCACCACTTCGTTCTGGGTGCGGCCCGACACCAAGGCGGACTGGATCGGCCTCTTCCACATCGGGGACGGGCTGGAGGGAGCCGGCAGCTTCTTCCAGATCCAGATGCAGACCAATGCAGCCGGTGCCACCGGGCTGGCGGCGACGTTCAAGGCCAAGGGTGCCGCCCTGCAGGAGCGGGTCTACGCCACGCCCACCCGGGACGTGGTGGCGGGCGAGTGGAACCACGTCGCGTTCACCCGGCAGGGTGCCACCGGCACGCTCTACCTCAACGGCGAGCCCATAGCGTCCCGCGACGACCTGACGATCGACATGACCGACGTCGGGCCGACGGCCAACAACTGGCTGGGACGCAACGGCTACCCGGACCCGGCCTACGACGGTCTGATGGACGACGTCCGCGTCTACTCCTCGACGCTCGGCGACGCCGACATCGCCGCGCTGTACGACGACGGCAGCGCGGTCGCCACGACCACGACGGTCACCGTCGAGCCGGGCTCCCCGTCGCCGTTCGCGGAGCCGGTCACCGTCTCGGCCGCCATCGCGGCCGATTCCGGCGGGGCTCCTGCGGGGGTAGCCGAGCTGTGGGTCGACGGGTCCCGTTTCGGCGGGCAGGTCGACGTAGCCGACGGCGCGGTGTCGTTCACCGACGTCGCGCTCTCGCCAGGCGAGCACGACCTGGAGGTTCGCTTCCTCGCCGACGACGGGTGGCGCGACTCCGCACAGACCGTGCAGCACACGGTCGAGCGGCCGCCGCCGGGCGAGGGCACACCGATCCACTACGCCTTCGACGAGGGCACGGGCACGACGGCGGCCAACACCGGCCTGGACAGTTCCGTAGGGTCGGCGACGCTCACCGGGTCGGCCGGCTGGAGCCCCGGCGGGCAGTTCGGCGCGGCGGTCAACCTGCCGGGCGGCGGTTCCGCGACGGGCAACCAGGTCGAGCTGCCCGACAACATCGAGGCGGGGATGGAGGAGGACTTCAGCGTCTCGATCTGGGCCCGCCCGGACGCGCTGCCCACCTGGGTGCCGCTGCTGCAGATCGGGAGCAGCACCGACACGTTCTTCCTGCTGCAGTCCAACACCCAGACCAGCGGGGCAACCGGTTTTGCCGCGACGTTCAAGGCGCCGGGCACCCCGGGCAGCGCCCAGGAGCGTCTGGTCCTGGGCCAGGGCAACGACCTGCCGCTGAACGAGTGGACGCACGTGGTGTTCACCCAGAGCGGTTCGGTGGGGAAGATCTACTTCGACGGCGAGCTCCAGGCCACGCGCGACGACTTCACCATCAGCATCGGGGACGTCGGGGTGGGCGGCCAGACGACGACCAACCTCATCGGCGGCACCAGCTGGCCGGACGCCCGCTGGGACGGGCTGGTCGACGACTTCCGGATGTTCGGCTACGAGCTGACCGCCGAGCAGGTGGGCGATCTGCACGCCGGGCCGGCGGCCAACACGGCCCCGGTGGGCGCCGCCGACGCCTACGGCACCGTCGAGGACGAGGGGCTGGAGATCGAGGCGCCGGGCCTCCTGGGCAACGACACCGACGTCGACGGCGACGACCTGACGGCGACCGGACTCACGCAGCCGGCCAACGGCGACGTCGTCATGCAGGCGGACGGCTCGTTCACCTACACACCCGACGCCGGGTTCTTCGGCACGGACACGTTCACCTACCGGTCGTCCGACGGCGCAGCGACGTCCGCGGCGACGACGGTGACCATCACCGTGGAGGAGGGGGAGCAGCCACCGGTCAACACGGCCCCGGAGGCGGGCAACGACGCCTACGCGGCAGTGGGCGGCCAGCCGCTGACGCTCCCGGCGCCGGGAGTCCTGGCCAACGACACCGACGCGGACGGCAACGTGCTGACCGCCACCGGGGTCACCCAGCCCGCCAACGGCACGGTCACGCTGGCGGCGGACGGGTCCTTCACCTACACCTCGGAGGACGGGTTCTCCGGCAGGGACGTCTTCACCTACCGGGCCGACGACGGTCAGGACCGCTCCGCGCCGGCCACGGTGACCATCACGGTGAAGTCACCGGCCGTGACGGCGGTGGCCGGGGTCGCCCTGCCCATCACCTACGGCACGGCGGGCACGGTCTCGGTAGCGGTGTCACCTGACACGGCCACGGGGACGGTGACACTGAGCGACGGCGGCACCGCTCTCGCGGAGGCCACCATCGCGGACGGGCGAGGAACCCTCGTCCTGCCGGCCACCTCGCTGAAGCCAGGGGTCTACGACCTGAACCTGCGCTACGGGGGCGACGTCGATCACCGGGCGTCGTCGTCGAAGGTGCGGGTAGTGGTGGAGAAGGTGGTGCCCACCATGGAGATCACCGCGAAGAAGGGGTCGGGCAAGAAGGCGATCGTCGACGTGTCCTTCAGCGCTCCGTACGAGGTCCCCGTGACGGGGGAGGTGCGGCTCGCGGTCAAGGATGGCCAGACCCTCCGCGGGACCATCGAGAACGGGCGAGCCCGGTTCGAGGTGGCCCAGCCCAAGGGGAAGGACCTGACGCTGACGGTGACCTACCTCGGCAGCGAGCTCGCGCTCGCGGCAGAGACCAGGGTGACGCTCAGGCCGAAGTAG
- a CDS encoding ThuA domain-containing protein: MNLLRRPDRRRTARRSRRAPARLAAMLVALAVAVPLGGAVAQAAPAQAAVGSVDDGVLRVLLFYKPNFHASHVQARQAVRDLATQLGTEYSQPVEIQETEDAAAFTTENLATKDTVVFAQTGGVLFNVAQRAALESYIRGGGGYMGMHYAGWSVGQSEHDVNPFYARLVGAMSEGHPENPAVRPGRVVVEDSAHPLTQGLPAEFTRSDEWYDWLVNPAPNVRTLLNADESSYGGGNNGTDHPITWCQEIDAGRSWYTGMGHEGTAYAEAPIRAQMKNGLAYSSGLLPADCSAPDKAEQGAWSGVTPWPLVPINAALTSDGKVQSFGSVSSGCTDNTPYDFGGNSCVTQGGQMEIDVWDPAEPRTAANVADNVVANTTYTDLFCSMQVQMPHRRATMTVGGDDTLGGNAPNDGSLGVTSYTTNQGLRTEAPMNFARWYPTGTTLPDGSVVVQGGSLEGGPGGAGVLTPEIYTPDEGSSWKLLNGATSAAAYGDGGGVNGPDENRWWYPRAFVAPGNGNVFNITGTQMYELDPSGDGAVTLRGTLPADVANQGGLGNPVGATSTATMYRPGKILQVGGGWWANGGGPAGAAPASPSTSPAAPTRPWSRRPSPCSTSGTGPPPPCCPTAT, translated from the coding sequence ATGAACCTCCTCCGCAGACCTGACCGACGGCGCACCGCGCGCCGCTCCCGCCGGGCGCCCGCGCGCCTGGCGGCCATGCTGGTCGCCCTGGCGGTGGCCGTACCCCTCGGGGGCGCCGTCGCGCAGGCCGCGCCCGCGCAGGCCGCCGTCGGCTCCGTCGACGACGGCGTCCTGCGTGTCCTGCTGTTCTACAAGCCCAACTTCCACGCCTCCCACGTCCAGGCCCGCCAGGCCGTGCGCGACCTCGCCACGCAGCTGGGCACGGAGTACTCCCAGCCGGTCGAGATCCAGGAGACCGAGGACGCCGCCGCGTTCACCACCGAGAACCTCGCGACCAAGGACACCGTGGTGTTCGCCCAGACGGGTGGTGTGCTGTTCAACGTGGCCCAGCGCGCCGCGCTGGAGTCCTACATCCGCGGTGGTGGCGGCTACATGGGCATGCACTACGCCGGCTGGTCGGTCGGCCAGAGCGAGCACGACGTCAACCCGTTCTACGCCCGGCTCGTCGGCGCGATGTCCGAGGGCCACCCCGAGAACCCCGCCGTCCGTCCGGGCCGGGTGGTGGTCGAGGACTCCGCGCACCCGCTGACCCAGGGTCTGCCGGCCGAGTTCACGCGCAGCGACGAGTGGTACGACTGGCTGGTCAACCCGGCGCCAAACGTGCGCACCCTGCTCAATGCCGACGAGTCGTCGTACGGCGGCGGCAACAACGGCACCGACCACCCGATCACCTGGTGCCAGGAGATCGACGCCGGCCGCTCCTGGTACACCGGGATGGGGCACGAGGGCACGGCGTACGCCGAGGCCCCGATCCGCGCGCAGATGAAGAACGGCCTGGCCTACTCCTCGGGCCTGCTGCCGGCCGACTGCTCAGCCCCGGACAAGGCGGAGCAGGGCGCCTGGAGCGGGGTCACCCCCTGGCCGCTGGTCCCGATCAACGCGGCGCTGACCTCCGACGGCAAGGTCCAGTCCTTCGGCAGCGTCTCCTCGGGCTGCACCGACAACACGCCCTACGACTTCGGCGGCAACTCTTGCGTCACGCAGGGCGGCCAGATGGAGATCGACGTCTGGGATCCCGCCGAGCCGCGCACGGCCGCGAACGTCGCCGACAACGTCGTCGCGAACACCACCTACACCGACCTGTTCTGCTCGATGCAGGTACAGATGCCGCACCGGCGAGCCACGATGACCGTCGGTGGTGACGACACCCTGGGCGGCAACGCGCCCAACGACGGGTCGCTGGGTGTCACCAGCTACACGACCAACCAGGGCCTGCGCACCGAGGCCCCGATGAACTTCGCGCGCTGGTACCCCACCGGGACCACCCTTCCGGACGGCTCCGTAGTGGTGCAGGGCGGAAGCCTCGAGGGCGGCCCCGGCGGCGCCGGTGTGCTGACCCCGGAGATCTACACCCCCGACGAAGGCAGCTCCTGGAAGCTCCTGAACGGCGCCACCAGTGCGGCGGCGTACGGCGACGGCGGTGGTGTCAACGGGCCCGACGAGAACCGCTGGTGGTACCCCCGCGCGTTCGTCGCGCCCGGCAACGGCAACGTCTTCAACATCACCGGCACCCAGATGTACGAGCTCGACCCCTCCGGCGACGGCGCGGTGACCCTCCGCGGCACCCTGCCCGCCGACGTCGCGAACCAGGGCGGGCTCGGCAACCCGGTCGGCGCCACGTCGACGGCGACCATGTACCGCCCCGGCAAGATCCTGCAGGTCGGCGGCGGCTGGTGGGCCAACGGCGGCGGCCCGGCCGGCGCCGCGCCGGCTTCACCGTCGACATCACCGGCGGCACCGACGCGCCCGTGGTCGAGGCGACCGAGCCCATGCAGTACCAGCGGCACTGGGCCACCTCCACCGTGCTGCCCGACGGCGACGTGA